In Zea mays cultivar B73 chromosome 7, Zm-B73-REFERENCE-NAM-5.0, whole genome shotgun sequence, the following proteins share a genomic window:
- the LOC100281454 gene encoding ETO1-like protein 1-like yields MRSSFLSESPCDEQRIHGYGFNPQSWLQVERGKLPKSSYSPSSIESLIKIAEPHVVPLYKPLDYVEVLSRIHEELEQCRPSELPGLYLVQSQVFRGLGEAKLRQRSLHSAWRCASSVHEKVIFGAWLRYEKQGEEIISDVLASCQKCCREFGLLDVASEMPVRNFEVIGSWETGSSSQVSSMVTFQVQDGRVTCDRCKIASLSIPFCSMLNGPFNESQLELVDLSENGISLEGMRAVSEFSSTCSLGDLPVEILLEILVFANTFCCDRLKDACDRKLASFVSTRQDAVELMPLAFEENAPVLAASCLQIFLQELPDCLADDLVISLFLGATAQQQLIMVGHASFLLYCLLSEVAMNIDPRTETTVLLLEKLVQLAVTPTQKQIAFHQLACIRLLRKEYSEAEHQFEVAFSAGHVYSIAGIARVAGIQGQKALAYEKLSSVITSNLPLGWMYLERSLYSEGDRKLADLDKASELDPTLTYPYMYRAASLMRKKDAKHALEEINRLLGFKLALECLELRICLYLALEDYKSAICDIHAILTLSPDYRMLEGRVAASKIGTLLGAHVEQWNTAECWLQLYERWSSVDDIGSLSVIYRMLESDAAKGVLYFRQSLLLLRLNCPEAAMRSLQLARHHAATEHERLVYEGWLLYDTGHYGEALQKAEESISIQRSFEAFFLKAYVLADSGVDPSYSATVISLLEDALKCPSDRLRKGQALNNLGGVYVDCGKLDSAADCYTSALKIRHTRAHQGLARVHFLRNNREAAYEEMTKLIEKAKNNASAYEKRSEYCEREQTMTDLQTVTQLDPLRVYPYRYRAAVLMDSHKENDAIAELSRAISFKADLHLLHLRAAFHEHIGDVPSALRDCRAALSLDPNHQEMLELQKRVNSQEP; encoded by the exons ATGAGGAGCAGCTTCCTGTCGGAGTCGCCGTGCGACGAGCAGCGCATCCATGGATATGGTTTCAACCCGCAGTCATGGCTGCAGGTGGAGCGAGGGAAGCTGCCCAAGTCGTCCTACTCGCCTTCCTCCAT TGAGTCACTTATCAAGATTGCTGAGCCACATGTAGTGCCATTGTATAAGCCTTTGGATTATGTTGAGGTGCTGTCAAGGATCCACGAGGAGCTTGAACAATGTAGGCCGAGCGAGCTGCCAGGCCTGTACTTGGTCCAGTCCCAGGTGTTTCGGGGCCTTGGAGAAGCAAAATTGCGCCAGAGGAGCCTCCACTCTGCCTGGCGTTGTGCAAGCAGCGTCCATGAGAAAGTCATATTTGGGGCATGGTTGCGGTACGAGAAGCAGGGGGAGGAGATCATATCTGACGTCCTTGCATCATGTCAGAAATGCTGTCGAGAGTTTGGTTTACTTGATGTTGCCTCTGAGATGCCTGTGCGGAATTTTGAGGTAATTGGTTCATGGGAGACAGGCTCCTCGTCTCAAGTTTCTTCCATGGTAACCTTCCAAGTACAGGATGGTAGGGTGACATGTGATAGGTGCAAGATTGCGTCTTTGTCAATACCATTTTGCTCCATGCTTAATGGACCGTTCAATGAGTCACAGCTTGAGCTTGTTGATTTGTCAGAGAATGGTATTTCGTTGGAGGGCATGAGAGCTGTTTCTGAGTTTAGTTCTACATGTAGTTTAGGGGATCTTCCTGTGGAAATCTTATTGGAGATCCTGGTGTTTGCAAACACATTTTGTTGTGACAGGCTAAAAGATGCTTGTGATAGGAAACTGGCTTCATTTGTTTCAACAAGGCAGGATGCTGTTGAGCTCATGCCGTTGGCATTTGAAGAAAATGCGCCAGTTCTTGCTGCTTCTTGCTTGCAAATTTTTTTACAGGAACTTCCCGATTGTCTAGCTGATGATCTAGTAATTAGCCTCTTCTTAGGTGCAACTGCACAACAACAACTTATCATGGTTGGACATGCATCCTTTTTGCTGTACTGCTTGCTTAGTGAAGTAGCAATGAACATTGATCCGAGGACAGAAACAACTGTATTATTGTTAGAGAAGCTTGTGCAGCTAGCAGTTACCCCTACTCAGAAGCAAATAGCTTTTCATCAACTTGCATGCATTAGACTTTTGAGAAAGGAATATAGTGAAGCTGAACACCAATTTGAGGTTGCCTTCTCTGCCGGTCATGTGTATTCAATTGCTGGTATTGCTAGAGTCGCTGGCATTCAAGGCCAAAAGGCTTTGGCTTATGAGAAGCTCAGTTCAGTGATAACATCAAATTTGCCACTGGGGTGGATGTATCTGGAGAGGTCTTTGTATTCTGAAGGTGATAGAAAGCTGGCAGACCTTGACAAAGCAAGCGAGCTGGATCCTACTCTCACTTACCCTTACATGTATCGAGCTGCATCCTTGATGAGAAAAAAAGATGCTAAACATGCCTTAGAGGAAATTAACCGACTCTTGGGTTTCAAGTTAGCATTGGAGTGCCTGGAGCTACGGATCTGTCTATACCTGGCTCTTGAAGACTATAAGTCTGCTATCTGTGATATCCATGCGATTCTTACTCTTTCACCTGATTATCGGATGTTGGAAGGACGTGTAGCTGCTTCCAAAATAGGCACTCTTCTTGGTGCACATGTCGAGCAGTGGAATACGGCTGAGTGTTGGCTACAACTTTATGAGCGCTGGTCATCAGTTGATGATATTGGCTCCCTTTCAGTGATCTATCGGATGCTTGAGTCAGATGCAGCAAAAGGTGTCCTCTACTTTAGGCAATCTTTGCTGCTCCTTAG GTTGAACTGTCCCGAGGCAGCGATGCGCAGTTTGCAATTGGCAAGGCATCATGCAGCAACTGAGCATGAACGACTAGTATATGAGGGGTGGCTCTTATATGACACGGGGCACTATGGGGAGGCCCTACAAAAAGCGGAAGAATCTATTTCCATTCAAAGATCATTTGAAGCTTTCTTTCTGAAAGCCTATGTTTTGGCTGATTCAGGAGTTGATCCTTCTTATTCTGCGACAGTTATCTCACTTCTTGAAGATGCATTGAAATGCCCTTCAGACCGGCTTCGGAAGGGTCAG GCATTGAATAACCTTGGTGGTGTCTATGTTGATTGTGGAAAGTTAGATTCAGCAGCTGATTGCTATACAAGTGCATTGAAAATTCGACACACTAGAGCCCATCAAGGTCTTGCTCGTGTACATTTTCTGAGGAACAACAGGGAAGCTGCATATGAAGAGAtgacaaagttgatagaaaaagctaaAAACAATGCTTCGGCTTATGAGAAACGCTCAGAATATTGTGAACGAGAACAAACTATGACAGATTTGCAAACAGTGACCCAATTGGATCCTTTGCGTGTTTATCCATACAGATATCGAGCAGCAG TGCTGATGGATAGCCACAAGGAGAATGATGCAATAGCGGAGCTCAGCCGTGCGATATCCTTCAAAGCGGACCTGCATTTGCTGCATCTCCGTGCGGCTTTCCACGAGCACATTGGAGATGTACCCAGCGCTCTCCGTGATTGTAGAGCCGCCCTCTCCTTGGACCCGAATCACCAGGAGATGTTGGAGCTTCAGAAACGTGTGAACAGCCAAGAGCCCTGA